The sequence CAAAATAGCCATTTTTTTCGGCAATTTCTTCAATTTTGCGGGTGAGCTCCATATAAAATGGATCAAGCGTATCTGGAATAATAACGCCCAAAATTTTAGTACGCCGGCGCTTTAAATTAACCGCAAATAGATTAGGGCGAAAATCAAACTCAGCTAAAGCGTTTTCAATGAGTAAGCGTGTTGAATTTCTAATCGATGTTGGATCATTAAAATATTTGGATACTGTTGGGCGTGATAATCCGATATGGCTAGCAAACTCTTCCATTGTACGAATTTCCGGTGTACGAATTTCAGGTATCGAATTTATTTTTTTCATTTTTAATCTTTTACCCAACAAAAAGTGTTATCTTTTATTTTTATACAAATACCTTCAGGCGTTTTAATCTAAAAAACATGTCTGGCTTTCACTATCGTTTCAACCAAAGCCAGACAATGTCCTTAATTTTGCAATTTAAGCTTGCCAACAAGCAGCAATATAATCATTGATTGCTTTTTCAATGCTTGCGAACACCAAAGCCTTGGCATTAGCTGGCAGGCGGTGGCTACGAACATCATGATAAAGGCCGCCAAGATATTGCCCGATAAGAGTTTCTGGCAATGTGACATTGTTAAATAACCCCAAGAGTTCTTCAACCGCACGATTAGCTTTTTCATTAGGCCAATAATAGCGGATACGGTCGCTATAAGAAAAATGGCGCTGCAAGGCCAATTCATGTTGATCACCGTGATAATAGCGATCCCAATTAGCAGGAGAGCTGAGCATGACCTCTTCCATGGTTTGGCGCAAAGTCTTTTGACGTCGCCCTGCAAAAAGCTCTTCTGCAATCATATCAAGACCATATAAGGTTTCACGCATAACAAAGGTAAGGCCGGGGCCAACTTTTAAAATACCAAATCCATCATTAACCAAAGCCGTTAAAGCGGCGCGGGTTTGATAATCAGTAGAATGCGCCTCAAATACAATATTCGGCATAAGCGGCAATGCAGAACATAGAGTGACTGCAGCTTGCGGATCATAATCAATGACATTATGATTGCCAAACTCAACGCCGGGCTGCACAACAAGGCCAATAACTCGTGAAAAGGCATCTTCTAAGCCTTGTGCTATAAATGCCTGCTTATGAATATCATAAGTTGTAAGGGCGGCATCTTTGTTCGTTACTTCAAGCCCTTCAATCTCTTCCAAAGCACCACCAGGCACTGGTACTTCAGTTCCAATAATGTAAACAGGGGCGATTGAGCCTTGCGCTGCTGCTTCTTCTGCAGCCTTGGCAAGTCGGGCAGCACGCAGCGCAATAATATTATCATCAAGTGCCAAAGGTTCATTAAGACAGCCCATGGAACAATCTAAATGCAACTTGGTAAAACCGGCAGCCGAATAGGCACGGATCATGACTTCGGCTTTATCCATAGCTTCTTCTGCGGCTAAATTTTTCCACGGATTAGGTCCAAGGTGATCACCACCAAAAATTAAACGCTCAACTGGAAAGTTGCAGTTTTGGGCAATATCTAGCACAAAATTTTTATAATCTTGTGGTGTCATACCAGTATAGCCACCATCTTGATTAACTTGATTGCAGGTTGCTTCAATCAATAGTGGCAATGGCGTTGGCATGGTTGCACGCATTGCCGCCTCAATAACCATGGGGTGCGCTGTGCAAATAGACGGTATGCCAGATGGCCCCGATTGCTGACGCCAATTTGAAATAGATTGCAGAGGATTTTTAGTCATGGAATATCCTTTTACGAGTGCAGGTTTAACAAATTTTTGTCCAAATGATCAAAGTGCTTTTTGCGCAATAAAGCGCTCGAGATCGGCAAGGGTTGACGTTCCCTCCATAGGGCCAATTTCGCTAACCGCACGCGCACCTGCAGCATTGGCAAAATCAAGCGCTTGTTGCGGATCGGTATTTTTGAGCCAAAAACTCAAAAATGCTCCGCCAAAACAATCACCTGCGCCAGTTGGATCTTTTTCCTCAACCTTAAAAGCTTGTGCGTCAAACCGCTTGCCATTTTCATAAAGACTCGCACCTTTTTCCCCACGCTTCACCACAATGGTTTTGATACCACGCGCCAATAGATGATTGACCGCTTCTTCTTCATTGCCAGCTTTTTCAAATAAGAAAATTTCTTCTCCAGACGGCATAAAAAGATCAGTGATAGATAGAATAAATTCGCAAGATTGTTTAAGACCAGGGGTATTCAATAATTCAGGGCGCAAATTGGGATCGAAGGAAATTGTGCCACCCTTATGTTTTATTGCCTTTGCAGCTTCAATAACCATGGCGCCAAGTTCAGGCGCTGAAAAAGCCGACCCCATAACATGAAGATGATCGCAATCCTTAATCATATCCTTAGCGCTTTGAGTGGTGTTTAATGTGCCACATGCACTATAGCGGATATTATAAACAAAAGCGCGACTGCCATCCTCGCGATAGCGCACAAAAGCACTACCAGTTGACTCACCTTGGGCAATCTCAATAGCTGAAACATCAACGCCATCAGCTTTTAAGCGATCGATATTGACGCGGCCAAAATCATCATCACCAACGCGGGAAATAATCGCGCATGGCGTATTCAATTTGCCAACTTGATCGATAAAAATAGCTGGTGCACCCGATGGAAACGGTCCAATAAGCGGCTGCGCACTTAAAAAACCATCACCTTTGGTGGTGGCAACAATCTCGACTAAAATTTCGCCAATAGTTAAAACTTTACCCATAATTAGCCTCTTTTTCTTTTGGCTCTTACATCAAACCAAACAGCGATTAAGATGACCAAACCTTTAACGATAAGCTGGAAAAAATAAGGAACAGACATCATATTCATGCCATTGTTCAACACACCAATGATAAGTGCGCCAAACAAAGTACCAACCATGGTACCTACACCGCCAGATAGGCTAGCACCGCCAAGTACAGCTGCGGCAATGGCATCAAGTTCATTATTTACGCCCGCATTGGTTTGCGCCGAATAAAGGCGAGATGATAATAAGATCCCAGCAATAGCTGCCATAACGCCCGATAAAATAAAAATTTGGATTTTTAGGCGGCCGACTTTGATGCCGGAATATAAAGCAGCCTCTTTATTACCACCGGTTAAATAGGTACGCCGGCCGAAAGTTGTTTTTGATAAAAGAATATGATTGAATAAAAATAGTATTATAAAAATCCAGATAATAATCGGCATGTATAAAAATTTACCAGAACCAATAGCAATCCAGAACGGATCTCTAATCGCTTCTGGTGAGCCATTGGTTGGCAGATTAACAAGACCGCGATAAATGCCCATTGTAGCAACGGTGACAATAAAGGACGGCAACAGTAATTTCGCGGTCAATGCACCATTGATAAAGCCCATTACCGCCCCAGCAAGTAAGGTAATAATAATTGCAGGCACAAAGCCATAGCCAAAAGCCAGTATTTGCGCACCAACCATACCAGCTACCGCAATAATTGAGCCAATAGACAGATCTATTTCACCAAGCAAAATTACCCAAGTCATACCAAAAGCAGCAATGGCAACAGGAGCTGTTTGCTGCAAGATATTTAAAGCGTTACTT comes from Bartonella sp. HY038 and encodes:
- a CDS encoding ABC transporter permease — translated: MKQSAQFFTIQNNELKNSIQRYGGILLALVILCVIFAFFSDKFLNRSNALNILQQTAPVAIAAFGMTWVILLGEIDLSIGSIIAVAGMVGAQILAFGYGFVPAIIITLLAGAVMGFINGALTAKLLLPSFIVTVATMGIYRGLVNLPTNGSPEAIRDPFWIAIGSGKFLYMPIIIWIFIILFLFNHILLSKTTFGRRTYLTGGNKEAALYSGIKVGRLKIQIFILSGVMAAIAGILLSSRLYSAQTNAGVNNELDAIAAAVLGGASLSGGVGTMVGTLFGALIIGVLNNGMNMMSVPYFFQLIVKGLVILIAVWFDVRAKRKRG
- a CDS encoding sugar kinase; the encoded protein is MGKVLTIGEILVEIVATTKGDGFLSAQPLIGPFPSGAPAIFIDQVGKLNTPCAIISRVGDDDFGRVNIDRLKADGVDVSAIEIAQGESTGSAFVRYREDGSRAFVYNIRYSACGTLNTTQSAKDMIKDCDHLHVMGSAFSAPELGAMVIEAAKAIKHKGGTISFDPNLRPELLNTPGLKQSCEFILSITDLFMPSGEEIFLFEKAGNEEEAVNHLLARGIKTIVVKRGEKGASLYENGKRFDAQAFKVEEKDPTGAGDCFGGAFLSFWLKNTDPQQALDFANAAGARAVSEIGPMEGTSTLADLERFIAQKAL
- a CDS encoding D-tagatose-bisphosphate aldolase, class II, non-catalytic subunit encodes the protein MTKNPLQSISNWRQQSGPSGIPSICTAHPMVIEAAMRATMPTPLPLLIEATCNQVNQDGGYTGMTPQDYKNFVLDIAQNCNFPVERLIFGGDHLGPNPWKNLAAEEAMDKAEVMIRAYSAAGFTKLHLDCSMGCLNEPLALDDNIIALRAARLAKAAEEAAAQGSIAPVYIIGTEVPVPGGALEEIEGLEVTNKDAALTTYDIHKQAFIAQGLEDAFSRVIGLVVQPGVEFGNHNVIDYDPQAAVTLCSALPLMPNIVFEAHSTDYQTRAALTALVNDGFGILKVGPGLTFVMRETLYGLDMIAEELFAGRRQKTLRQTMEEVMLSSPANWDRYYHGDQHELALQRHFSYSDRIRYYWPNEKANRAVEELLGLFNNVTLPETLIGQYLGGLYHDVRSHRLPANAKALVFASIEKAINDYIAACWQA